A section of the Rummeliibacillus pycnus genome encodes:
- a CDS encoding cytochrome ubiquinol oxidase subunit I → MEVLDLARIQYAITTIFHFFFVPVSISMIFFVAIFETMYVWKKKKIYLDMSLFWGKIFLLSFAIGVVTGILQEFQFGMNWSEYSRFMGDVFGAPLAVEALLAFFMESTFIGVWMFGRNKLPKWVIALSAWLVALGTTLSALWILAANSFMQEPVGFKVENGKAVLTSFSALITNPQLLVEFPHTIFGALATGGFMIGGISAYNLLKKRNTEFFKKSFNYSMIVACIAGFGIVFSGHSQAQHLMESQPMKMAASEALWNDSGDPAAWTLIGDIDTKNKENKWEVNIPYLLSYLAYSDFNGSVEGMKTLQAKYEKLYGDNVNYIPPVKTVFWSFRIMAGFGGLMVLLSLMGLWFANRGSIVNKKWFLRSMIGAITLPFIANTTGWIMTEIGRQPWTVFGYYTTAQSISPNVSKGQILFSTISFSSAYVILAIIMIMMVARVAKQGPDIILKENVNTKVDLMDKEAFGE, encoded by the coding sequence ATGGAAGTATTAGATTTAGCTCGAATTCAATATGCAATTACTACTATTTTCCACTTCTTCTTCGTACCAGTTTCAATTAGCATGATTTTCTTTGTTGCCATTTTTGAAACGATGTATGTATGGAAGAAGAAGAAAATTTACTTAGACATGTCCCTATTCTGGGGAAAGATTTTCTTACTATCTTTTGCAATTGGTGTTGTAACTGGTATATTACAAGAATTCCAATTCGGGATGAACTGGTCTGAATACTCTCGCTTTATGGGGGATGTATTTGGAGCGCCACTTGCAGTAGAAGCTCTACTTGCTTTCTTTATGGAATCAACATTCATCGGTGTTTGGATGTTTGGACGAAACAAATTGCCTAAATGGGTAATTGCATTATCTGCTTGGCTTGTTGCATTAGGAACTACATTATCTGCACTTTGGATTTTAGCAGCTAACTCCTTTATGCAAGAACCAGTTGGATTTAAAGTTGAAAATGGAAAAGCTGTATTAACAAGCTTTAGTGCTTTAATTACTAACCCTCAGTTGTTAGTAGAATTTCCACATACAATCTTTGGTGCACTTGCGACTGGTGGTTTTATGATTGGTGGAATTAGTGCTTACAACTTATTGAAAAAACGCAATACTGAATTTTTCAAAAAATCATTTAACTATTCAATGATTGTCGCTTGTATTGCCGGTTTCGGGATTGTCTTTTCTGGTCACTCTCAAGCACAACATTTAATGGAATCTCAACCAATGAAAATGGCTGCATCTGAAGCACTATGGAATGATTCAGGTGATCCCGCAGCTTGGACATTAATTGGTGATATTGATACAAAAAATAAAGAAAATAAATGGGAAGTCAACATTCCCTACTTATTAAGCTATCTAGCTTATAGTGATTTTAATGGTTCTGTCGAAGGTATGAAAACACTTCAAGCAAAATACGAAAAACTTTATGGAGATAACGTCAATTATATTCCTCCAGTTAAAACAGTATTCTGGAGTTTCCGCATAATGGCTGGATTCGGTGGTTTAATGGTCCTTCTTTCATTAATGGGATTATGGTTCGCAAATCGTGGATCAATTGTAAACAAAAAATGGTTCTTACGTTCAATGATTGGCGCAATTACATTACCTTTTATCGCCAATACTACAGGATGGATTATGACTGAAATCGGTCGTCAACCATGGACTGTATTTGGCTACTATACTACAGCCCAATCTATTTCGCCAAATGTTTCAAAAGGGCAAATTTTATTCTCAACTATTTCATTTAGTTCTGCTTATGTCATTCTAGCAATCATTATGATAATGATGGTAGCACGAGTAGCAAAACAAGGACCAGACATAATCTTAAAAGAAAACGTCAATACAAAAGTAGATTTAATGGACAAGGAGGCGTTTGGAGAATGA
- a CDS encoding class I SAM-dependent methyltransferase: protein MTIDFHSKDNRSSYASRNADVSWLQKVNKICDVKGKSVLDIGCGGGIYTKAIADMGAFTVTALDFSEQMLFAAKENCKAYPNITFQQGNALETNLKSNQFDIVLVRAVIHHIADLETCFKEAFRILKHGGIYLIQDRTPEDCLLKGSVEHIRGYFFEKYPSILEKEVARRHSSEIVLQTLQNIGFQHSSQYQLWETRKIYKTLEKLSEDILSRNGRSILHELNDIQLQDLVSYINSQLKFKNNEPIIEKDRWTIWKAVKP, encoded by the coding sequence ATGACAATCGATTTTCATAGTAAAGATAATCGTTCTTCCTATGCTTCAAGAAATGCAGATGTAAGTTGGCTACAAAAGGTGAATAAGATTTGTGATGTGAAAGGAAAATCTGTTTTAGATATTGGGTGTGGTGGAGGAATTTATACAAAAGCCATAGCTGATATGGGCGCTTTTACTGTAACAGCACTCGATTTTTCTGAACAAATGCTTTTTGCGGCAAAAGAAAATTGTAAAGCATATCCCAACATAACATTTCAACAAGGTAATGCTTTAGAAACAAATCTAAAAAGTAACCAGTTTGATATAGTCCTTGTGCGTGCAGTGATACATCATATTGCAGATTTAGAAACATGTTTTAAGGAAGCATTTCGAATTTTAAAACATGGTGGAATCTATCTTATTCAAGATCGAACACCCGAAGATTGCTTGCTTAAGGGGAGTGTAGAACATATAAGAGGATATTTCTTTGAAAAATACCCTAGTATTCTTGAAAAAGAAGTAGCGAGAAGACATTCTAGTGAAATCGTATTGCAAACTCTTCAAAATATAGGATTTCAGCATTCTAGCCAATATCAATTATGGGAAACAAGAAAAATTTATAAAACGCTAGAAAAATTATCAGAAGACATCTTAAGTAGAAATGGACGATCCATTCTCCATGAACTAAATGATATACAACTACAGGATCTTGTCTCATATATAAACAGTCAATTGAAATTTAAAAACAATGAACCAATTATCGAAAAAGATAGATGGACTATTTGGAAAGCAGTGAAACCGTAA
- a CDS encoding NUDIX hydrolase — protein sequence MGYVKELRKLVGSRPLILVGSNVIVLDKDNRLLMQLRKDNNCWGLAGGALEPGETLEQAAKRELKEETGLFANTVTLFKVFSGEEFYYQYPHGDEVYNVISTYICKDYTGNLNVDHVEVQALQFFEIQQLPSKISPPDLPIIKEFINCLMQSERGGD from the coding sequence ATGGGATATGTCAAAGAGTTAAGAAAGTTAGTAGGGAGTCGTCCGCTGATTCTTGTTGGTTCAAATGTAATTGTTTTAGATAAAGACAATCGATTACTGATGCAATTAAGAAAAGATAATAATTGTTGGGGATTAGCAGGTGGCGCATTAGAACCTGGAGAAACGCTAGAACAAGCAGCAAAAAGAGAATTGAAAGAAGAAACCGGGTTATTCGCCAATACGGTTACGTTGTTTAAGGTATTCTCAGGAGAGGAATTCTACTACCAATATCCGCATGGTGATGAAGTATATAATGTGATTTCAACTTATATTTGTAAGGATTATACAGGAAATTTGAATGTTGATCATGTAGAAGTTCAAGCATTACAGTTCTTTGAAATTCAACAATTACCTTCGAAAATTAGCCCGCCTGATTTGCCTATTATCAAGGAATTTATCAATTGTTTGATGCAATCAGAAAGAGGGGGTGATTAA
- a CDS encoding GNAT family N-acetyltransferase produces the protein MGLRPYYIDDLPKLKEFRLHKEQHSLTLMPVDSLALCNNDPSRHAIVLEEDGEIVTFFVLHEKEGVAPYSTASDAILLRAFATNAIHQGKGFGKNALQSLPAYINEYFPNINIIYLTVYLFNERARMLYQKIGFTDTGAREIRSGGELMVMKWSIS, from the coding sequence ATGGGATTAAGGCCCTATTATATAGATGATTTACCGAAGTTAAAAGAATTTAGGCTACATAAAGAGCAACATTCATTGACCCTGATGCCGGTTGATAGCTTAGCATTATGTAATAATGACCCATCACGTCATGCCATAGTATTAGAAGAAGATGGGGAGATTGTAACTTTTTTTGTTTTGCATGAAAAGGAAGGTGTTGCTCCATATAGTACGGCTAGCGATGCTATTTTATTACGTGCATTTGCTACAAATGCAATTCATCAAGGGAAAGGGTTTGGTAAAAATGCATTGCAGTCTTTACCAGCATATATTAATGAATACTTTCCGAATATTAATATAATTTACTTAACGGTTTACCTATTTAACGAAAGAGCAAGAATGTTATATCAAAAAATAGGTTTTACCGATACAGGTGCACGAGAAATTCGCAGTGGTGGAGAGTTAATGGTGATGAAATGGTCTATTTCCTAA
- a CDS encoding putative motility protein, with product MDLNSIMATQLSELQQTVQMSVLQNAMNMQTTAAVQLLDQMPEQPQATHPYKGSVIDVQV from the coding sequence ATGGATTTGAATTCCATTATGGCAACGCAGCTTTCAGAACTTCAACAAACTGTTCAAATGAGTGTATTGCAAAATGCGATGAACATGCAAACGACTGCTGCTGTTCAGTTATTAGATCAAATGCCTGAACAACCACAAGCAACACATCCATACAAAGGATCTGTGATTGACGTACAAGTTTAA
- a CDS encoding transposase: MSNVDVYVSVMHKYYNFSPHQAPWEFHINVDREMLTVFDQLFAQMKSWDDNSMWRAQIPAVPYHFDEQNDEVDKRLKKVYALIHEYGDQETKKFIEQMPYYS, translated from the coding sequence ATGTCTAATGTTGATGTTTATGTTTCAGTCATGCATAAGTATTATAATTTTTCACCGCATCAGGCTCCATGGGAATTTCATATAAATGTAGATCGTGAAATGTTAACAGTATTTGATCAGCTTTTTGCACAAATGAAAAGTTGGGATGACAATAGTATGTGGAGAGCGCAAATTCCTGCAGTTCCATATCATTTTGATGAGCAAAATGATGAGGTGGATAAGCGTTTAAAAAAGGTGTATGCACTTATTCATGAGTATGGAGATCAAGAGACAAAAAAATTCATCGAACAAATGCCTTACTACAGTTGA
- the ytkD gene encoding RNA deprotection pyrophosphohydrolase — protein MFTYTDLNGNGCELSFKKNAFRIIPKHVLVLAKYEGKWLLTEHPERGYEFPGGKVENGETLEEAAIREVFEETGANIFNVEWLATYMVQENSPFTKAVYTAIVQNVDSNHANRETKGAVFMTEEELITNNRLSFYMKDLGMKKILEKVSEREDKW, from the coding sequence ATGTTTACATATACAGATTTAAATGGCAACGGTTGTGAATTATCTTTTAAAAAAAATGCTTTCAGAATTATTCCAAAACATGTACTTGTTTTAGCAAAGTATGAGGGAAAATGGTTGCTAACAGAGCATCCAGAACGCGGCTACGAATTTCCAGGTGGTAAAGTAGAAAATGGTGAGACATTAGAAGAAGCAGCGATAAGAGAAGTATTTGAAGAAACAGGTGCTAATATTTTCAATGTAGAGTGGCTTGCAACTTACATGGTACAAGAAAATAGCCCCTTTACAAAGGCGGTTTATACAGCAATTGTACAAAATGTTGACTCTAACCATGCAAACAGGGAAACTAAAGGTGCTGTTTTTATGACAGAAGAAGAATTAATAACAAACAATCGATTAAGTTTTTATATGAAAGACTTAGGTATGAAGAAGATTTTAGAAAAGGTGAGTGAACGTGAAGACAAATGGTGA
- a CDS encoding alpha/beta hydrolase family protein, translating into MKTNGEIDYLRDYPSPNPRIKLIEIAYWSNGLRVKGLLATPIVKANDEGILYLRGGMQGVGMVRPARIAQLASQGFIVFAPYYRGVRGGEGRDEFGGEDRFDAVNAVDVLKHFCHNKRIHIFAFSRGGIMALWTGILRDDITSIVTWGGVSDIKLTYEERVDMRRMMKRVLGGSPQKNPIAYEERHPIPRIDEIKAPVLIVHGMQDQNVGFKHAQILENGLKFFNKHVETWYYPDYTHFFPSEVNRKVVNGACQWMKLQQL; encoded by the coding sequence GTGAAGACAAATGGTGAGATTGACTATTTGAGAGATTATCCATCACCTAACCCACGTATAAAACTAATAGAAATCGCCTATTGGTCAAATGGTTTACGTGTTAAAGGTTTGCTTGCTACACCAATTGTTAAAGCAAATGATGAGGGTATACTATATTTGCGTGGTGGTATGCAAGGTGTTGGCATGGTACGACCTGCACGTATCGCACAACTTGCTTCACAAGGATTTATTGTCTTTGCTCCATACTACAGAGGTGTACGTGGTGGTGAGGGAAGAGATGAATTTGGTGGAGAAGATCGTTTTGATGCAGTCAATGCAGTAGATGTATTAAAACACTTTTGTCACAATAAACGGATTCACATTTTTGCATTTTCAAGAGGTGGTATTATGGCGCTATGGACGGGAATATTGCGCGATGATATTACTTCAATTGTTACTTGGGGTGGCGTTTCAGATATTAAATTGACATATGAAGAACGAGTTGATATGCGCAGAATGATGAAACGCGTTCTAGGTGGTTCTCCTCAAAAAAATCCAATTGCTTACGAAGAACGACATCCCATACCTCGTATTGATGAGATCAAAGCACCTGTTTTAATTGTTCATGGTATGCAAGATCAAAATGTAGGATTTAAACATGCTCAAATATTAGAAAATGGACTAAAGTTTTTTAACAAGCATGTTGAAACTTGGTATTATCCCGATTATACGCATTTTTTCCCGAGCGAAGTTAATCGGAAAGTGGTAAATGGTGCTTGTCAGTGGATGAAATTGCAACAATTATGA
- the pckA gene encoding phosphoenolpyruvate carboxykinase (ATP), with protein MNSVEIANELKELLQGHNILEQLSVPQLVEKATSRGEAILTVDGAVRAVTGKYTGRSPKDKFMVEEESSKDQIDWGKINQPISSEVFDSLYNKVVNYLKQKEEVFVFKGFAGADPESRLAIQVVNEYAWHNLFAHQLFIRPTEEELQNHDADFTIVSAPTFKADPEIDGTASETFIIVSLEKRIILIGGTEYAGEMKKSIFGIMNYLLPQQGILPMHCSANVGEEGDVALFFGLSGTGKTTLSADGDRKLIGDDEHGWSDNGVFNIEGGCYAKTINLSAEKEPEIYNAITFGTVLENVTVDPETRIPDYDDATLTQNTRVAYPIQNIENIVDPSVAGQPQTVIFLTADAFGVLPPISKLTKEQAMYHFLSGFTSKIPGTERGVVEPEPVFSTCFGAPFFPLHATVYAEMLGKKIDEHKVNVFLVNTGWSGGSYGEGSRMKLSYTRTMVRAAIEGKLNDVFTEKDSIFGLSLPTAIEGVPAEILNPRNVWDDKEAYDEKATKLAGMFHENFKKFGVVAEEIAKKGAPIA; from the coding sequence ATGAATTCAGTAGAAATTGCGAATGAACTGAAGGAGTTATTACAAGGTCATAATATTTTGGAACAACTTTCAGTCCCACAATTAGTGGAGAAAGCAACTTCACGTGGTGAAGCAATCTTAACAGTTGATGGTGCTGTTCGTGCAGTAACAGGCAAATATACAGGACGTTCTCCTAAAGATAAATTTATGGTAGAAGAAGAATCATCTAAAGATCAAATTGATTGGGGTAAAATTAACCAACCAATCTCTTCGGAAGTATTTGATTCATTATACAACAAAGTTGTTAACTATTTAAAACAAAAAGAAGAAGTTTTTGTTTTTAAGGGTTTTGCAGGAGCAGATCCAGAATCACGTTTAGCAATTCAAGTTGTTAATGAATACGCTTGGCACAACCTATTTGCTCACCAACTATTCATCCGTCCTACTGAAGAAGAACTACAAAATCATGATGCTGACTTTACAATTGTTTCTGCTCCAACATTTAAAGCAGATCCAGAAATTGATGGAACAGCTTCCGAAACATTCATCATCGTATCACTAGAAAAACGCATCATCTTAATTGGTGGTACAGAATACGCTGGTGAGATGAAAAAATCTATCTTCGGTATCATGAACTACCTATTACCACAACAAGGTATTCTTCCAATGCACTGTTCAGCAAACGTTGGAGAAGAAGGTGACGTTGCACTATTCTTCGGTTTATCAGGTACTGGTAAAACAACTTTATCTGCTGATGGTGATCGTAAATTAATCGGTGACGACGAACACGGCTGGTCTGATAATGGTGTATTCAATATTGAAGGTGGTTGCTACGCTAAAACAATCAATCTTTCTGCTGAAAAAGAACCTGAAATTTATAATGCTATTACTTTCGGTACAGTTCTAGAAAATGTAACTGTGGATCCTGAAACTCGTATTCCTGACTATGATGATGCAACATTAACACAAAATACTCGTGTTGCTTATCCAATTCAAAATATCGAAAATATCGTTGATCCATCTGTTGCAGGTCAACCACAAACAGTTATTTTCTTAACAGCTGATGCTTTTGGTGTTCTTCCTCCAATCAGTAAATTAACAAAAGAACAAGCAATGTATCACTTCTTATCAGGCTTCACTTCTAAAATTCCTGGTACAGAACGTGGAGTAGTAGAACCAGAACCAGTATTCTCTACATGCTTTGGCGCTCCATTCTTCCCATTACATGCAACTGTTTATGCGGAAATGTTAGGTAAGAAAATTGACGAACATAAAGTAAATGTTTTCTTAGTGAACACTGGATGGTCTGGCGGAAGCTACGGTGAAGGTAGCCGTATGAAACTTTCTTACACTCGTACAATGGTACGCGCTGCAATTGAAGGTAAACTAAATGATGTATTCACAGAAAAAGATTCAATCTTTGGTCTTTCTTTACCAACTGCAATCGAAGGTGTTCCTGCTGAAATCTTAAACCCACGTAACGTATGGGATGATAAAGAAGCTTATGATGAAAAAGCTACAAAATTAGCTGGTATGTTCCATGAGAACTTCAAAAAATTCGGCGTTGTTGCTGAAGAAATCGCTAAAAAAGGTGCTCCAATCGCTTAA
- the metK gene encoding methionine adenosyltransferase codes for MTNRRLFTSESVTEGHPDKICDQISDAILDAIIAKDPNARVACETTVTTGLVLVAGEITTSTYVDIKGIVRDTVSEIGYTRGKYGFDAENLAVLVAIGEQSPDIAQGVDQALEAREGSMTDADIEAIGAGDQGLMFGYACNETPELMPLPISLAHKLARRLTEVRKSGQLDYLRPDGKTQVTIEYDENNHPVRVDTIVISTQHDEEVTLEQIQKDLKVEVIAKVVPTELLDENTKYFINPTGRFVIGGPKGDAGLTGRKIIVDTYGGYARHGGGAFSGKDATKVDRSGAYAARYVAKNIVAAGLAERAEVQLAYAIGVAQPVSISVDTFGTGKVKESDLVEAIREFFDLRPAGIIKMLDLRRPIYKQTAAYGHFGRTDLNVPWENTDKAEALKAKFAVKA; via the coding sequence ATGACAAACAGAAGATTATTTACTTCAGAAAGCGTAACAGAAGGACATCCGGATAAAATATGTGACCAAATTTCAGATGCTATTTTAGATGCCATTATTGCAAAGGATCCGAATGCACGAGTAGCATGTGAAACAACTGTTACAACTGGTTTAGTACTTGTAGCAGGTGAAATTACAACTTCTACATATGTAGATATTAAAGGAATCGTTCGTGATACTGTTTCAGAAATTGGCTACACTCGTGGTAAATACGGTTTTGACGCTGAGAACTTAGCTGTACTTGTTGCAATTGGAGAACAATCTCCTGATATCGCACAAGGCGTTGACCAAGCATTAGAAGCTCGTGAGGGTTCAATGACTGATGCAGATATCGAAGCAATTGGCGCAGGTGACCAAGGTTTAATGTTTGGATACGCTTGTAACGAAACACCAGAACTAATGCCTCTTCCAATTAGCCTTGCGCATAAATTAGCTCGTCGTTTAACAGAAGTTCGCAAATCTGGTCAATTAGATTACTTACGTCCGGACGGTAAAACGCAAGTGACAATTGAGTACGATGAAAATAATCACCCAGTACGTGTAGATACAATCGTTATTTCAACTCAACATGATGAAGAAGTTACATTAGAACAAATCCAAAAAGACTTAAAAGTAGAAGTTATTGCAAAAGTTGTACCAACAGAATTACTTGATGAAAACACTAAATATTTCATTAACCCAACAGGCCGTTTCGTAATTGGAGGACCTAAAGGTGATGCTGGTCTTACAGGACGTAAAATCATCGTTGATACTTATGGTGGTTATGCTCGTCATGGCGGTGGTGCTTTCTCTGGTAAAGATGCTACGAAAGTTGACCGTTCAGGTGCATATGCAGCTCGTTATGTTGCGAAAAATATTGTTGCAGCAGGTCTTGCAGAACGTGCAGAAGTTCAACTTGCTTATGCAATCGGTGTTGCACAACCAGTTTCGATCTCAGTTGATACATTCGGTACTGGAAAAGTAAAAGAAAGCGACTTAGTCGAAGCAATTCGTGAATTCTTCGATTTACGTCCAGCAGGTATTATTAAAATGCTTGATCTTCGTCGTCCAATTTACAAACAAACTGCAGCTTATGGACATTTTGGCCGTACAGATTTAAATGTACCTTGGGAAAATACAGATAAAGCAGAAGCGTTAAAAGCTAAATTTGCAGTAAAAGCTTAG
- a CDS encoding YiaA/YiaB family inner membrane protein: MKSNEFFFLTWAAFLTGFAFVLIAIWNTDWMLVERGFYTIILGWITFSSFSLVKTLRDKREKMKVSTEYLALCWLSTIASFGIGIISIWNTKWPLVEKGYYWLGLIFVMYTSFALAKEIRDRQDFADKFEEKRSSYNEMNDEEEKQHPVKEEE, encoded by the coding sequence CTGAAATCAAATGAGTTTTTCTTCTTAACCTGGGCAGCGTTTTTAACGGGATTTGCATTTGTTCTCATTGCGATTTGGAACACGGATTGGATGCTTGTTGAGCGTGGGTTTTATACCATTATCTTAGGATGGATCACATTCTCTTCTTTTTCACTCGTCAAAACATTACGTGATAAGCGAGAAAAAATGAAAGTTTCAACAGAATATTTGGCCCTTTGTTGGTTATCAACTATTGCTTCTTTTGGAATAGGGATAATTAGCATTTGGAATACCAAGTGGCCATTGGTTGAAAAAGGATATTATTGGTTGGGACTTATTTTCGTAATGTATACATCGTTTGCCTTAGCAAAAGAAATAAGAGATAGACAAGATTTTGCTGACAAATTTGAAGAAAAACGATCATCCTATAATGAGATGAATGATGAAGAAGAAAAACAACATCCAGTGAAAGAAGAAGAGTGA
- a CDS encoding MFS transporter: MKKIHYSWIILTITFFSIIVAGIIRSSSGVFIEPFEIEFGWSKPAISFAFAVGLFLYGFSGPFMAAFVERFGLKNVMLASMLLLSFGLGLTFVMTQEWQLILIWGVMIGIGSGLFLTVLSTQIGNRWFVKHRGLAVGILTAATATGQLVLLPVLASLIEHYSWHHAIGLIFALSIFMLILIFLFMKDWPEQVNTTALGLIEQESPTISNEISIGNPFKIVWNSLIEGCKSKAFWLLAGSFFICGLSTTGLIGTHFVGYCMSFGFPMVLAASMLSFMGIFDLVGTTLSGWLSDKIDNRWLLFFYYGLRGLSLLFLPVALNHGSITLLIVFSIFYGLDWIATVPPTIGLARREFGVKKSALMYGWMVAFHQVGAAAAAYGGGLIYTIFDSYTWAFILSGAFCALGSLFVILLKKHNPKEDVIKP; the protein is encoded by the coding sequence ATGAAAAAAATTCATTATAGTTGGATTATCTTAACGATTACATTCTTTTCTATTATTGTTGCAGGAATTATTCGATCCTCTTCTGGTGTTTTTATCGAGCCATTTGAAATTGAATTTGGTTGGAGCAAACCTGCCATTTCGTTTGCATTTGCAGTTGGGTTATTTTTATATGGATTTTCCGGCCCCTTTATGGCTGCATTTGTCGAAAGATTCGGACTAAAAAATGTTATGTTGGCATCGATGCTTCTTTTATCGTTTGGGTTAGGTTTAACATTTGTGATGACTCAAGAATGGCAACTCATTCTAATATGGGGAGTTATGATTGGAATTGGTTCCGGTCTTTTTTTAACTGTACTCAGTACACAAATCGGAAATCGTTGGTTTGTCAAGCACCGTGGATTAGCTGTAGGAATATTAACTGCTGCGACTGCAACTGGACAGCTCGTCTTATTACCTGTACTTGCTAGTTTAATAGAACACTATAGCTGGCATCATGCAATAGGATTAATTTTTGCATTAAGTATCTTCATGCTAATTCTCATTTTCCTATTTATGAAGGATTGGCCAGAGCAGGTAAATACAACTGCACTCGGATTAATAGAACAAGAGTCCCCTACAATTTCTAATGAAATATCCATCGGGAATCCTTTTAAAATTGTTTGGAATTCATTAATAGAAGGGTGTAAGAGTAAAGCTTTTTGGCTGTTAGCTGGTAGCTTTTTTATATGTGGTTTGTCTACTACAGGATTAATAGGAACTCATTTTGTAGGTTATTGTATGAGTTTTGGGTTTCCCATGGTGCTCGCCGCATCCATGCTTAGTTTTATGGGGATATTTGATTTAGTTGGTACAACCTTATCGGGTTGGCTAAGTGATAAGATTGATAATCGATGGTTATTATTCTTCTATTATGGTCTACGCGGTTTATCCTTATTATTTTTGCCCGTTGCTTTAAATCATGGATCGATTACACTACTTATTGTTTTCTCCATTTTTTATGGACTCGATTGGATCGCTACTGTGCCGCCTACGATTGGCCTTGCTAGACGAGAGTTTGGGGTTAAGAAAAGTGCTTTAATGTATGGCTGGATGGTAGCATTTCATCAGGTTGGTGCAGCAGCTGCAGCTTACGGTGGTGGCCTAATCTATACTATCTTCGATTCATATACTTGGGCCTTCATACTATCTGGAGCATTTTGTGCTTTAGGTAGCTTATTCGTTATCTTATTGAAAAAGCATAACCCAAAGGAAGATGTGATCAAGCCTTAA
- a CDS encoding gamma carbonic anhydrase, translated as MIYPFKDKKPSIDPSVFIGDNVVITGDVTIGPDSSIFYNTVIRGDVSPTIIGRKVNVQDLCCLHQSPTAPLILEDEVTVGHQVTLHSCHIKKGALIGMASIVLDGAEIGEGAFIGAGSLVTQGKKIPPNTLAFGRPAKVVRELTEEDKKDMDRIINEYYEKGRFYKSVQNNPITR; from the coding sequence ATGATTTATCCATTTAAAGATAAAAAACCATCTATTGACCCATCTGTTTTTATTGGTGATAACGTTGTTATTACTGGAGATGTGACAATAGGTCCAGATTCGTCTATTTTTTATAATACTGTTATTCGTGGGGATGTCTCACCTACAATTATCGGCCGAAAAGTGAATGTGCAAGATTTATGTTGTTTACACCAAAGCCCTACAGCTCCACTTATTTTAGAAGATGAAGTAACTGTCGGTCATCAAGTTACTCTGCATAGCTGTCATATCAAAAAAGGTGCACTAATCGGAATGGCCTCTATCGTTTTAGATGGCGCTGAAATTGGTGAAGGCGCATTTATTGGTGCTGGTAGCCTTGTTACACAAGGAAAGAAAATTCCGCCAAATACACTTGCGTTCGGTCGACCTGCAAAGGTAGTACGAGAACTAACTGAAGAAGATAAAAAAGACATGGACCGTATTATCAATGAATATTATGAAAAAGGTCGTTTTTATAAATCTGTTCAGAACAATCCAATAACTCGATAA